A region from the Sphingopyxis lindanitolerans genome encodes:
- a CDS encoding tannase/feruloyl esterase family alpha/beta hydrolase codes for MRKSLIACWLSAGAASLFAAPALAAEPAAKCTALGQADFARTPDAPAQILEAAYVAANGDQPGLCRVTGIVASATSFEIQLPVERWNGKFLQAGCAGFCGRTMGWYCRDATARGYACIVSDLGHRSAMASPGAPSLSAIWADGNDSAQIDHGFRASHATTVIGKAIVAGFYGKDADRSYFNGCSEGGREAMIAAQRFPWDFDGIIAGAPLMDVGRSFLSQIWNDRAMHGPDGQPLFTPASLAFARDAVLKACDGNDGVMDGVIGDPRQCRFDPGALSCKPGSSDACLTQPQIQALGALIGGPRTRAGTPIAPGLSPAVAWGRLMAPGTAGRSVPASYGEEFFRYLGFSPAPGGSWKAAAFDFEADYRRSGVADALLSATNPDLRRFRDAGGKLILYHGWDDHLIAPGITVDYYETARATMGGQAATDPFFRLFMVPGMDHCALGGGAWAVDYLTYLENWVEKGDAPDRLVATRPKLPADPVQAFARIGRFPVPADAIEFTRPIYPYPQRYRYDGRGDPTQASSYKSTK; via the coding sequence ATGCGCAAAAGCCTCATCGCTTGCTGGCTGTCAGCCGGTGCCGCGAGCCTGTTCGCGGCACCGGCGCTCGCTGCCGAGCCGGCGGCAAAATGCACCGCGCTCGGCCAGGCCGACTTCGCGCGAACGCCCGACGCTCCCGCGCAAATCCTCGAGGCGGCCTATGTCGCGGCGAATGGCGACCAGCCCGGCCTGTGCCGCGTCACCGGGATCGTAGCGTCCGCCACCAGCTTCGAAATCCAGTTGCCGGTCGAGCGCTGGAACGGCAAGTTTCTCCAGGCCGGTTGCGCGGGCTTCTGCGGTCGCACGATGGGCTGGTATTGCCGCGACGCGACGGCGCGCGGCTACGCCTGCATCGTCAGCGATCTTGGACATCGCTCGGCAATGGCAAGCCCCGGCGCCCCGAGTCTCAGCGCGATTTGGGCCGACGGCAACGACAGCGCGCAGATCGATCATGGTTTTCGCGCCTCGCACGCGACGACCGTGATCGGCAAGGCGATCGTTGCGGGCTTCTACGGCAAGGACGCGGACCGGTCCTATTTCAATGGCTGTTCCGAAGGCGGGCGCGAAGCGATGATCGCGGCCCAGCGTTTTCCGTGGGATTTCGACGGGATCATTGCCGGCGCACCCCTCATGGACGTCGGGCGTAGCTTCCTCAGCCAGATATGGAACGACCGCGCGATGCATGGCCCGGACGGGCAGCCGCTATTCACCCCCGCCAGCCTCGCCTTCGCCCGCGACGCAGTGCTCAAAGCCTGCGACGGCAATGACGGGGTCATGGACGGCGTGATCGGCGATCCCCGCCAGTGCCGCTTCGACCCGGGCGCGCTCAGCTGCAAGCCGGGTAGCAGCGACGCCTGCCTTACCCAGCCGCAGATCCAGGCGCTCGGCGCCTTGATCGGCGGTCCGCGCACGCGCGCCGGGACGCCGATCGCTCCCGGTCTGAGCCCCGCCGTCGCATGGGGCCGGCTGATGGCGCCGGGGACGGCGGGCCGATCGGTGCCGGCAAGCTATGGCGAGGAATTCTTCCGCTATCTCGGCTTTTCGCCAGCGCCGGGTGGCAGCTGGAAAGCTGCGGCGTTCGATTTCGAAGCCGACTACCGGCGAAGCGGCGTTGCCGATGCCCTGCTGTCGGCGACCAATCCCGATTTGCGCCGATTTCGCGACGCCGGCGGCAAGCTGATCCTCTATCATGGCTGGGACGACCATCTCATCGCGCCGGGGATCACGGTCGATTATTACGAGACCGCGCGTGCGACCATGGGCGGGCAAGCGGCGACCGATCCGTTCTTCCGCCTCTTCATGGTGCCGGGCATGGATCATTGTGCGCTGGGCGGCGGCGCGTGGGCGGTCGACTATCTGACATATCTCGAAAACTGGGTCGAAAAGGGCGACGCGCCCGACCGGCTGGTCGCGACGCGCCCGAAGCTGCCCGCGGATCCGGTTCAGGCCTTCGCGCGGATAGGACGGTTTCCGGTTCCCGCCGACGCGATCGAATTCACCAGGCCGATCTACCCCTATCCGCAGCGCTACCGTTACGACGGTCGCGGCGATCCGACCCAGGCCTCCAGCTACAAATCCACGAAATAG